TTGAAATTGTTAGAAAGCTTCTTCATGCTTTCTCATGATTAAATTGATATTTCTAGAAGGGGTAGCTCCATAATCGATCATTTTTGTAATGGTGATTTGCATTTTACAATGAGTTATCTTTAAATGAACCAAATCTGTATATAGGGGGAATATGATTGAACTTATCTGAGAGAAAAAACTAAAATTAATGATGCATACTATTACTTTATTATCCTTCACCATTCTCATTTTATATAGCATTACAATTTTTTATGTATCATTTATTTTTTATTTCATATTTAAAGGAAAAGAGCTTCGTATAATTGCTATTGAAACAGCTTTTTATCAGCTATTTACTTGGATTATTGTATTGATTTACAACACTTTTGTTATTAGAATTTTAATATTTTCGGTGTTCCATTTCGATATGAATGCGAGTAATATGTCAATCATATTGTGGACAGCTCCATTATATATAATCCTAAATATTTTATTAGTTTTCGGGCCTCTTAAAGAAATTTTATATGTATTACAAACAAAAAAATTTCATATTATCGGTTATTTCTAAAAGGAATAACCAGTAAAAAATCACTATACTTCACACAAATTAATTAGCCCCTTTTAATCAGGTTCTAATTAATTTGTGTTAAAACGAAAAACTTATAATATATATATATAAAGATAAATAATTTTTATATACTTGAAGCAATACATATAGAGTTACCTACCAAATCGTATCCTCCAAAATAATTAGGTATTATAAAGTGGTCTCCTTTTTTAAATAAATAATGCTTACCTTCCTTAACTAGCGCACCTTCCCCCTTTATTACACTAACAAGAAGGAAGTCTTTTTGTTGTTCCAAACTAGCTGATCCATCTAACTCCCATTTTTCCACTGAAAAATACGGGCATTTAATAAAATTAGTTATACACAAATCATCTACTTTTTCATGTTTAATTGTTAACTGATTCGAAATATATGGAGTTTCTATTACATCAATACTCCTTTCAAGATGAAGATCACGTAAATTACCTTCTGAATCCCTTCTATCATAATCATACAATCTATAGGTTGTATCAGAGTTTTGTTGTGTTTCTAATACTAAAATCCCTTTACCAATTGCATGAACAGTTCCACTCGGCACATAGAAGAAATCTCCAGGTTTCACCTTCACACGATGTAACAGTTGGTTCCACTCTTTCTGTTCAATCATAGACATAAATTCTTCTTTTGTTTTCGCATGATGCCCATAGATAATCTCTGCGTCTTTTGTGGAATCGATTACATACCAACACTCTGTTTTTCCTAGCTCTCCATTCTCATGCACGCTAGCATACTCATCGTTGGGATGAACTTGAACAGATAGGTCTTGATTGGCATCCAAAATTTTTGTAAGAAGAGGGAAACGATCTCCCTCAACATTACCAAACAACCCTCGATGTTCTTCCCACAACTCCCCTAAAGATAATCCTTTATATTTCCCATTCTTAACAATACTTTGTCCATGTTGATGCGCTGCAAAAGCCCAACACTCTCCAGTTTGATTTGATGGAATCTCATATCCAAAAGCAGTTAAATGTGTCCCACCCCAAATTCTTTCTTTAAAAACAGGTGCAAAAAATAATGGTTCAGTCATGATTTGAATCCTCCGTTCTATGCAATTTCACCTAGTAATTTGTATGCTTCTTCTTTGGTTTGGACAGATAATAACCGCTCTCTATAACTGTCATCCATTAGTTTTCGAGAAAGCATTTGAAGGATTTTTAAATGTTGATTTCCCTCATTTTCTTTTGGTACGGCAATCATAAATATTAATTTCGCTTTAGTTCCATCAAGGCTCTTCCAATCTACCCCTGATTGTTTAATTCCAAATACCACGCTCGGTTTCCTAACAGCATCTGATTTTCCATGCGGAATCGCAATATTCACACCAATCCCTGTAGTACTTTCTTGTTCACGGTTCATAATAGCTTGTTTAAATTCTGTCACTGAATGCAATGCACCTACATGCTTTAATTTTTGAATCATCTCATCAATGATGTCATCTCGTGTTCCTCCTTTTAAATCCGTTTCAATTAATTCTAAATTTGTAATATCTGTTAGCTTTTTAATTTTCATCTTCTCTACTTGTGAGCTTTTGCTTTGTGCTTCTTGTTCCAGTTGTTGCACTTCTATTGTTGCTGATACTTCTTTTATTTGTTCAATTTCTTGTTTTTCTATCTTTGAAACGTCTTTTTTCAATACATTCACTAAAACAGCTGTCACAGTAGAACCTACTATTACAGCCACAAAAAACATAAATACATTATCTACTGCCCCTAATACAGCCACAATCGGACCACCATGTGCCACTCTGTCACCTACATGACCGATCATAGCAATCACAGCACCCGTCATCGAACCAGCCATTATACTCGGAATAACACGAAGTGGATCTTGTGCTGCAAAGGGAATTGCACCTTCCGTAATACCAAATAGCCCCATTGTGAATGATGCTTTACCCATTTCTCTCTCTGAATCTTGGAATTTCCCCTTACCTATGAAAGTAGCAAGTCCCATCCCGATTGGTGGAATACAAATTGCTGCAGCAATTGGACCCATAATTTCATAGTTTCCTTCTCCAATCATTGCTGAACCAAATAAGAATGCTACTTTATTGACCGGACCACCCATATCAAATGAAATCATTGCCCCTAAAATTAATGCTAAGAGAATTGAACTTGACCCTTGCATACCTGCTAACCAAGCTGTTAATGATACGAAAACTTGCGCGACAGGGGCACCAATAATAAATACAAATGCTAAACCTACAATAAGGGAAGTAAATACCGGAATAATAATAATCGGCATAATTGGTTGAATCGCTTTTGGAACTTTTAATTTTTTGATTCCTAACGCTATGTAACCAGCTAAGAAACCAGCGATAATTCCACCAAGAAAACCGGCACCACTTTCACTTCCGTAAAAGCTTCCTGTTGCTGCAATATATCCACCAATCATACCAGGAACAAGTCCAGGTTTATCCGCTATACTATATGCAATATATCCAGCCAGTATTGGAACCATGAACGTAAATGATGCACCACCAATTTGTTCAATGGTTTTCCAGAAAGAACCCTCCGGAATCACTAGACCCCCAGGTGTTTTTTCTCCCCCAAGTGTTAACGCAATTGCTATTAATAATCCCCCGACTACGATAAATGGGACCATAAATGATACACCATTCATTAAATGACGATATATCGGATTTTGCTTTCTTTCCTGTTGGTTACTTTCTACTATTTTTGACTGTGAATGATAAATAGGTACATTACCACTGATTACTTTCTGAATTAATTCTCCTGGTTTACGAATACCATCTTGTACTCCAACAACCAACAATTTTTTTCCTACAAATCTATCTTTATTTACGACTCTATCTGCAGCTATAATAATGCCGTCTGCTTCGCGAATATCTTGTTCAGTCAACTCATTTTCAACCCCTATTCCACCTTGGGTTTCAATTTTCATTTGGACTCCTAATTTATCCGCTGTTTTTTGCAAATTTTCAGCTGCCATATAAGTATGGGCAATCCCATTTGGACACGATGTAACCGCTAACAACTTCATTCTTAATCCTCCTCACACTTTTACTAACCGCCTACACTTACTATAAATCAATATTACGACGTCAAAAGTTTCATTTTTTACCGTAACTTCCGGAAAAATAAACCTTTTACCCAAGCAAACAACGGGTTATTTGATCTTCCACTTTTCGGTTAAGTATGTAAAAGGGACAAAAATTTCATTACGTTTGTTTCTTTCGCAAGCTTTTGAATAAAGGATGGTTGCTCACTTATAAAGGATAGTTCCTGAAACAATTGTTTCGTTACCTCTTGTCCATCACTTTTAACTGCTAGCATAAATACAAGTGATACCTTCTCTGCTCCCCAATCAATTGGTTCCTTTAATGTAGCAATTGCAATTACTGACTCTTGAATAAATTTCGGATTTCCATGAGGAATTGCGATTCCTGCCCCAATCGTTGTCGCTGACATTTTTTCTCTTATAATTGCGTTTTCTGCATACTCTTTATCTACATACCCCTTACTATGCAAAGCATACGCTAGCTTTTCAATTAGCTCATATGGGTGCTGTATATCCTGTTGTAAAAAAACTAAAAATGGAGATGTATAATTGAGCATAACAAAGTCTTTTTGTTCTTTATAACTTGTCTCATCACAATTTTGTATAAAGTCTCCTAACTTCTTTTCTTCCGGCCCCTCTAATAATGGGGATACTACTATATGAGGAATGTTTAATTTTGAAAGAGTAGTAGTTGAAATAACGAGATCTACATCACGATGTTTCATCATATAACTTTGTAAATCAGCTTTTGAAATACAGTCCATCACATGGATATGACGAAATTTACGCTCAATTTTTGTACGTAACAACTGAGACGTGCCAATTCCCATATGACAAACAATAATTACATTTTTAGATTTTCCCTGGTGATCTAACCGTTCAACAGATGCTTCAAAGTGTAGAGTAAGATAAGCCGCTTCTTCTTCCGGAATATATATATTGAGAGAATCATTTATTTCTTCTAATACTTGTATCAATACATTAAACACATAGGGATACATTCTTTTTATATCGTGTAACATTGGATTTGAGACGGAAAGATCATAGTTTAAGCGATTCAATGCAGTATATAGATGAATAGTTAACCCTTCAATTAAAATTTCGTCTTTACTGAAATCAATTTCATACAACTGCGACATACGTTTAACTAATTGCTGTATAACCATAGAAAGAATTGGATTACTTTCAGTAAGTGTGCTACCCTGCATTGGCTTATCTTGATAACGAATTTTCCCACCTAAAATATGAGCTGTTAAATACGTAACTTCTTCTTCTGTAAAATGAACAGAAAAAACACATTCCAACTGTTTTAAAAATTCCAATGTCCATATATATTCTTTTGTTTCTTTCAGTATTTTAATTTCATTTTCAGCATTTAAAATAGGTTGCTTAAGTTTCATTCTCCGTACCATAAGTAACGTATGCACTAATAAACTTTCAAATGTATCATCTGTAAAAAATAATGCATTTCGTTTTTGTAACGCTTTTAATTCGTTCGTAACAAATTCAACCTCATGATATTGAAATTGTTCTTTAATAAATTGATTCGTAAGATCAGAATTACGAATCAAATCTGATAATCTAGCCAATGCTCTTCTTTTTTTCTTTTCATTTCCATCAATAATAAGTCCAACTCGCTGTTTTGAAACAATGGTTAAATCAAAATGATGTAACCATTTTTCAATTCTATCTAGATCTTTTTTTATAGTCGTTCGACTTACAAAATGTTGGGATGCCATATCCTGTGCAGTAACTGCCTTTACATTCATTAATAAGTTGTATGCAATTTGTAGAATTCTTTCTTCATCTGATTCATACTTTGTGCGATTATTAATACAATAAAGTTTATTAAACAAGTCCACCTTCTCATATTCATCAATCTCTAAGTACACACCTAATCCCGGTTTCCTAACAAGAATCGCACTTGAATAATTCGCAAGGTGCTCCTCAATTATTTTAAAGTCATTACGAATTGTTTTTTCAGAGCAATTCACCTTATCAGCAAGGTCTTGTACTAATGAATAGTCGTTAGATTCAGATAATAGTAGAAATAAAATTTCTTTTTGTCTTGTATTCATAAATTTCACCTATCTCTTATATCTTTCTATGTTATATGCATTACTTTACAAGATACTTTTACCCTCTCTTATAACTAGCAATTTCAATTAATTATACTCATTTTCAAATTTTAGTTACCTTACGTTAAAAATTCTTATTTAAAATTAATTATTTTTCTCGATACTCCAACATCATTTCTATATTAAGTATCTTCAGCAACTAAGAAGACAATTAATTTCAATATACCGTAAAATATCCCAATTAAAAGTTTAATTTATTACCAAGGCTCCGGAAAAGCTGCTTTATTTCTGTACCGAAATAAAATCCTGTATTAGTAGTTTTTTTATCTACATAATTAATTTTAATCTCTCTTCTAGAATCTCCCTATCTGATTGTGATTTTGAAATTACAAGACATGTATCATTTCCACAAATACACCCTACTTTTTCTTTCCATTCTACAGAGTCTAATAACACACCTATAACATGTACATTACCCGGTAAAGTTTTGATAATGGTTAATTGATTTATATAATCAATCTTTACGACAACTTCTCCCAACTTTTTCTTTAACATCATATCAGTTTGTATATTATCTCCTGTGAAGTTTTTATATATTGTTAAACCGTTTGAAGAAACTGTCTTTATTATATTTAATTCGCGAATATCTCGCGAAATAGTAGCTTGTGTTACAATTTCCCCCTTTTTTGCTAACAGCTCTACTAACTTTTCTTGTGTATCTATTTCATGCTCTCTCACCGCTTGTTTAATTAGCCTTTGTCTTTTCTCTTTTCTCATAAAAGACGCCCCTTATATCGTTATACTTTTATTATATCTTGGCATAAATTTTATTCGAAAGAGGCGAAGGAGAATGTTGCGGAAACGTTCATAGTTTTGAGTACTTTACGCCCCTATAGAAGCACACCACACATCCATCAACTTAAGGATGTGAACTGCTTTTTATGAATCTGGATAACAAAAGAAATATCTTTATTCGCTGAAGAGCTATATTGATATATAAGTACTAACCTTCAATTACCAATCTATCCACTGCAATAAAATATGATAGGTTGTAACATCTACCAGTATTTAATTAACGAACATTGCTTAAATCATTTCAACTAATATTTAAGAGGAACATACAATGAATAAAATAAAAAGGTTACTAAAACGTAAAACGACTTGGATAATTCTTATTCTATTTGTAATTGTTTATGTAAATAACAGTTCTTTTTTTGCTGAGAGGGCCGATGGGACTCCTCTTCTTCTTGCTCACCGAGGGCTTTCGCAAACATTTAGCATGGAAGGGATTGAGGGTGATACATGTACAGCTGAACGTATAAATAAACCTGAATATCCTTATTTAAAAAATACAATTCCATCTATGGAAGCAGCATTTAAAGCTGGGGCTGATCTAGTAGAGTTTGATGTTCAACCAACTAAAGATAATAATTTTGTTATTTTTCATGACTGGACTCTTGATTGCCGTACTAATGGTAAAGGTGTCTAAGGCTTCATTATATAGAAAGCTATCAGAAGGGAAACAATAATCATTCCTTATTCCGTTAAAGGACTATATAACAGAATAAATTATTGTCAAAATTAGAATTTTTTGAAATAATCGTTATTAAGTTGAAGGTGAGCGATTGCAGAAAAAAGTGATACGACTTTCTCTTACTTAAGAATTGTGGAATAATTAAAAAATCCGATTAATTATATTCCGAAAGGGTGTGTGTAAAATCTTATCAACTAATGTTTTTACTTATAAATCTAAGGATGGAAAAACAATAATAATTAGAGAAGCTAAAGAACAGGATGCGGAAAGAATGCTAGATTCTGCTTCAAAAGCTTTAATAAACGCTCCATATATGCTAAGTACGGTTGAGGATATAAAAAAGGTGAGTATTGATGTTATTCAAAAAACGTTAAAAACTTATCATGAAAATCCAAATTATGTACAGTTTATTGCTGAAGTTGATGGTAAGTTAGTCGGTGCAATAGATTTTAAGAACGGAAACAAAGAAAAAATTAGTTATCAAGGGGCTTTTGCGATGAACATACTACCTAAATATCGAAATTATGGTATTGGAAGATCTCTTCTAGAAACGTTAATCAATTGGGCTAAAAATAACAGTAAGATTGAGAAAGTCTGTCTTGAGGTAATGGAAGATAATCTAGGTGCAATCCAGTTATATAAGAATCTAGGCTTTTTTGAAGAGGGTAGAAAAGCAAAGGGTGTAAAATTGGATGGCGGCTATCAAGATTTAATATTAATGGCTTTATTTGTTTGAAATTGAACATTATTCAACAATAGGGAGCTTTAATTGAGTAAGAAAAAAAGCCTAATT
This Bacillus thuringiensis DNA region includes the following protein-coding sequences:
- the manA gene encoding mannose-6-phosphate isomerase, class I encodes the protein MTEPLFFAPVFKERIWGGTHLTAFGYEIPSNQTGECWAFAAHQHGQSIVKNGKYKGLSLGELWEEHRGLFGNVEGDRFPLLTKILDANQDLSVQVHPNDEYASVHENGELGKTECWYVIDSTKDAEIIYGHHAKTKEEFMSMIEQKEWNQLLHRVKVKPGDFFYVPSGTVHAIGKGILVLETQQNSDTTYRLYDYDRRDSEGNLRDLHLERSIDVIETPYISNQLTIKHEKVDDLCITNFIKCPYFSVEKWELDGSASLEQQKDFLLVSVIKGEGALVKEGKHYLFKKGDHFIIPNYFGGYDLVGNSICIASSI
- a CDS encoding PTS fructose transporter subunit IIABC, which gives rise to MKLLAVTSCPNGIAHTYMAAENLQKTADKLGVQMKIETQGGIGVENELTEQDIREADGIIIAADRVVNKDRFVGKKLLVVGVQDGIRKPGELIQKVISGNVPIYHSQSKIVESNQQERKQNPIYRHLMNGVSFMVPFIVVGGLLIAIALTLGGEKTPGGLVIPEGSFWKTIEQIGGASFTFMVPILAGYIAYSIADKPGLVPGMIGGYIAATGSFYGSESGAGFLGGIIAGFLAGYIALGIKKLKVPKAIQPIMPIIIIPVFTSLIVGLAFVFIIGAPVAQVFVSLTAWLAGMQGSSSILLALILGAMISFDMGGPVNKVAFLFGSAMIGEGNYEIMGPIAAAICIPPIGMGLATFIGKGKFQDSEREMGKASFTMGLFGITEGAIPFAAQDPLRVIPSIMAGSMTGAVIAMIGHVGDRVAHGGPIVAVLGAVDNVFMFFVAVIVGSTVTAVLVNVLKKDVSKIEKQEIEQIKEVSATIEVQQLEQEAQSKSSQVEKMKIKKLTDITNLELIETDLKGGTRDDIIDEMIQKLKHVGALHSVTEFKQAIMNREQESTTGIGVNIAIPHGKSDAVRKPSVVFGIKQSGVDWKSLDGTKAKLIFMIAVPKENEGNQHLKILQMLSRKLMDDSYRERLLSVQTKEEAYKLLGEIA
- a CDS encoding BglG family transcription antiterminator; this encodes MNTRQKEILFLLLSESNDYSLVQDLADKVNCSEKTIRNDFKIIEEHLANYSSAILVRKPGLGVYLEIDEYEKVDLFNKLYCINNRTKYESDEERILQIAYNLLMNVKAVTAQDMASQHFVSRTTIKKDLDRIEKWLHHFDLTIVSKQRVGLIIDGNEKKKRRALARLSDLIRNSDLTNQFIKEQFQYHEVEFVTNELKALQKRNALFFTDDTFESLLVHTLLMVRRMKLKQPILNAENEIKILKETKEYIWTLEFLKQLECVFSVHFTEEEVTYLTAHILGGKIRYQDKPMQGSTLTESNPILSMVIQQLVKRMSQLYEIDFSKDEILIEGLTIHLYTALNRLNYDLSVSNPMLHDIKRMYPYVFNVLIQVLEEINDSLNIYIPEEEAAYLTLHFEASVERLDHQGKSKNVIIVCHMGIGTSQLLRTKIERKFRHIHVMDCISKADLQSYMMKHRDVDLVISTTTLSKLNIPHIVVSPLLEGPEEKKLGDFIQNCDETSYKEQKDFVMLNYTSPFLVFLQQDIQHPYELIEKLAYALHSKGYVDKEYAENAIIREKMSATTIGAGIAIPHGNPKFIQESVIAIATLKEPIDWGAEKVSLVFMLAVKSDGQEVTKQLFQELSFISEQPSFIQKLAKETNVMKFLSLLHT
- a CDS encoding arginine repressor, yielding MRKEKRQRLIKQAVREHEIDTQEKLVELLAKKGEIVTQATISRDIRELNIIKTVSSNGLTIYKNFTGDNIQTDMMLKKKLGEVVVKIDYINQLTIIKTLPGNVHVIGVLLDSVEWKEKVGCICGNDTCLVISKSQSDREILEERLKLIM
- a CDS encoding GNAT family N-acetyltransferase → MCKILSTNVFTYKSKDGKTIIIREAKEQDAERMLDSASKALINAPYMLSTVEDIKKVSIDVIQKTLKTYHENPNYVQFIAEVDGKLVGAIDFKNGNKEKISYQGAFAMNILPKYRNYGIGRSLLETLINWAKNNSKIEKVCLEVMEDNLGAIQLYKNLGFFEEGRKAKGVKLDGGYQDLILMALFV